A window from Oncorhynchus mykiss isolate Arlee chromosome 9, USDA_OmykA_1.1, whole genome shotgun sequence encodes these proteins:
- the htr6 gene encoding 5-hydroxytryptamine receptor 6: MNPIIYPLFMRDFKRALGRLLPCCSTRSPHRPSPELSLCNSGEPNLPTEPPSLASDPRQPPATATDAVNLYDAEHAGIELPLLLPNQVDTLD; this comes from the coding sequence ATGAACCCCATTATCTACCCGCTGTTCATGCGTGACTTCAAACGGGCCCTGGGACGACTGCTGCCCTGCTGCTCTACCCGCTCGCCCCACAGACCCTCGCCGGAGCTCTCCCTCTGCAACTCTGGTGAGCCCAACCTGCCCACAGAGCCCCCTTCCCTGGCTTCCGATCCCCGACAGCCCCCCGCCACTGCCACAGACGCCGTCAACTTGTATGATGCAGAGCATGCTGGGATTGAGCTGCCCTTGCTGCTGCCTAATCAGGTGGACACGCTGGACTGA